One stretch of Acropora muricata isolate sample 2 chromosome 12, ASM3666990v1, whole genome shotgun sequence DNA includes these proteins:
- the LOC136893835 gene encoding uncharacterized protein, with the protein MAAVYGHVGPFDENTEEFADYAGRYEAFMVANEIAEDRQVHVFLAVVGPQAYKLLKNLCDPDNPNGKSYEDLKQILQAHYEPAPIVIAERHKFWNASQEENESVSDFVVRLKKLASTCSFGAFLLEALRDRLVPGLHSKMSRTQRHLLAVRELTFAAARDRCIADELANKANKEHMGEPVSEEANKIQDLTQANGWKNTGGRRSNSQRCEACGSKAHWIRCLQIQNGNLPSLSAKRPYSSSLQGPIAGKFFPKKVQQFQRYECEQL; encoded by the coding sequence ATGGCTGCTGTCTATGGCCATGTGGGCCCATTTGATGAAAATACCGAGGAATTTGCCGATTATGCCGGACGCTACGAAGCCTTCATGGTAGCCAACGAGATCGCCGAGGACAGACAGGTACATGTGTTCCTAGCAGTGGTTGGACCACAAGCTTACAAGTTGTTAAAGAATCTTTGTGACCCAGACAACCCAAACGGTAAATCGTACGAGGACTTAAAGCAGATTTTGCAAGCACACTACGAACCGGCTCCAATAGTCATTGCCGAAAGACATAAATTCTGGAATGCTTCACAAGAAGAAAACGAAAGTGTCTCTGACTTTGTGGTGCGATTGAAGAAATTGGCCTCCACATGCAGTTTTGGTGCCTTTTTACTGGAAGCTCTTCGCGATAGACTCGTGCCTGGACTGCATTCCAAAATGTCAAGAACGCAGCGCCATTTGTTAGCGGTGAGAGAGCTGACCTTCGCGGCTGCGCGCGACCGGTGCATTGCGGATGAGTTAgcaaacaaagccaacaaagagCACATGGGCGAACCTGTGAGTGAAGAAGCTAATAAAATCCAGGATCTTACTCAGGCGAACGGGTGGAAGAACACTGGTGGACGTAGAAGTAACTCTCAACGATGTGAAGCGTGTGGTAGCAAAGCACATTGGATTAGATGTTTGCAAATTCAAAACGGCAACCTGCCATCGTTGTCAGCGAAAAGGCCATATTCGTCCAGTTTGCAAGGCCCGATTGCCGGAAAGTTCTTTCCAAAGAAGGTCCAACAATTCCAGAGATATGAGTGTGAACAATTGTGA